In one Pseudomonas tensinigenes genomic region, the following are encoded:
- a CDS encoding flagellar hook-associated protein 3, which translates to MRISTAQYYGTQASDYQRNFNKAVASASEASSLTRINTAADDPVGAGRLLQLGQQAAMLDQYKTNVDTTKSALTVQESTLDSITTALARAKELALAANNGTATDKDRQAYASELGQIQQQVLGLMNSKDASGNYLFSGSKTDTAPYSQNADGTYTYNGDQTTINLGIGDGMTVGTNTTGWAAFQQTINTARTNVTMTAPAVDDGRVVLSNGTVGTAATYDSKFTAGQPYTVSFLSSTQLKITDALGNDVTAEASQNGLVSNSSGANQTVSFRGVDMKLNINLKTGDTNPDAVIAGHSFQLSTAPDSFTTTRSPGNPSSAVITGSSITDQAAYTAAFPQGGAVLKFTSATAFDLYAAPVTADSKPVSSGTIVGNNATAAGVTFALGAAPAAGDQFSIQPNDHQTQNVLDTLGQMITALNTPIDGDPVAKQKFQGAMEAGIGNIDAANNQIGNAVTEIGARGQALDMQAITNDSLSTANTTTQGSIRDSDPAEVMTRLTLQQTMLQASQLAFSKISQLGLFNKI; encoded by the coding sequence ATGCGCATTTCCACCGCCCAGTATTACGGCACGCAAGCGTCGGACTATCAGCGTAACTTCAACAAGGCTGTTGCCAGCGCCAGCGAGGCGAGCAGCCTGACGCGCATCAACACTGCCGCGGATGATCCGGTCGGTGCCGGTCGTTTGCTGCAACTGGGTCAGCAGGCGGCGATGCTGGATCAGTACAAGACCAACGTTGATACCACCAAAAGTGCGTTGACCGTGCAGGAGTCCACGCTGGACTCCATCACTACCGCACTGGCACGCGCCAAGGAACTTGCCCTGGCGGCCAACAACGGCACGGCCACCGACAAGGACCGCCAGGCTTACGCGTCGGAGCTCGGCCAGATCCAGCAACAAGTGCTGGGCCTGATGAACTCCAAGGATGCCAGCGGCAATTACCTGTTCTCCGGTTCGAAAACCGATACCGCGCCGTACTCGCAGAATGCCGACGGCACCTACACCTACAACGGTGACCAGACCACGATCAATCTGGGCATTGGCGACGGCATGACGGTTGGCACCAACACCACCGGTTGGGCCGCTTTCCAGCAGACCATCAATACCGCGCGCACCAACGTCACCATGACGGCGCCGGCCGTGGATGACGGCCGCGTTGTGCTGTCCAACGGTACGGTCGGCACTGCCGCCACCTATGATTCCAAATTCACTGCCGGCCAGCCGTACACCGTCAGCTTCCTCAGCAGCACCCAGCTGAAAATCACTGATGCCCTGGGCAACGACGTGACCGCTGAAGCGAGCCAGAACGGTCTGGTCAGCAACAGCAGCGGTGCCAACCAGACGGTCAGTTTCCGTGGCGTCGACATGAAGTTGAATATCAACTTGAAGACCGGCGACACCAACCCGGACGCGGTGATTGCCGGTCACAGCTTCCAGTTGTCGACCGCACCCGACTCGTTCACCACCACGCGCAGCCCGGGCAACCCGTCGAGCGCGGTGATCACCGGTTCCAGCATCACTGATCAGGCTGCCTACACTGCGGCATTCCCGCAGGGCGGCGCCGTCCTCAAGTTCACCAGCGCCACCGCGTTCGATCTGTACGCAGCGCCGGTCACTGCCGACAGCAAACCCGTGTCCTCGGGCACTATCGTCGGTAACAACGCTACCGCGGCGGGCGTCACGTTCGCACTCGGCGCTGCCCCGGCTGCCGGTGATCAGTTTTCGATCCAGCCGAACGACCACCAGACCCAGAACGTGCTCGACACCCTGGGCCAGATGATCACGGCGTTGAACACTCCGATCGATGGTGATCCGGTGGCCAAGCAGAAATTCCAGGGCGCGATGGAGGCGGGTATCGGCAACATCGATGCGGCCAACAATCAAATCGGCAACGCAGTCACCGAGATCGGTGCCCGTGGTCAGGCTCTGGATATGCAAGCCATCACCAATGACAGCCTGAGCACCGCGAACACCACCACCCAAGGTTCGATCCGTGATTCGGATCCGGCCGAAGTGATGACTCGTCTGACCTTGCAGCAAACCATGTTGCAAGCTTCGCAACTGGCGTTCAGCAAGATCAGCCAGTTGGGTCTGTTCAACAAGATCTGA
- the flgK gene encoding flagellar hook-associated protein FlgK — translation MSLLNIGMSGLSASQSSLATTGNNIANVDTAGYSRQQTVQGTKSSQQYGSVFIGTGTTLADVRRVYNSYLESQLHTATSLNSEAASYLAQATPLDSMLSDTNTGLTGVLQKFFTSMQGVSTSATDDTSRQSVLTGAQALTSRFNSIAKQLNDQNTTINGSLGDMAAQVNKLATSIANLNQKIGEISTSGGAPNDLLDSRNEAVRQLSELTGAQVVERGTSFDIYVGSGQPLVIGNSANSLSTVPLKDDPSRMGIQMDRGSSTIDITSVISGGEIGGLLTYRKEVLDPSLNELGRVALVIADQINSQQAQGIDKNGDFGAAIFNNINSAALISQRSIAKDGNSAGSGNLDVTIKDTGKLTTSDYQVTFTSATDYSVKRSDGTDLGTFSTTTNPPPVIDGFTLALKGGALSAGDSFKVTPTRNAAASIQTVLTDPKKVAAAGPLTGVASAAGLGTYTQPTLSDKIDIYNPTAQADMQAALKNSTPVKLVFGDVTGGSQSYKFVDAKGGLISSGTIVPGQTNTLDLKVGIVDASGNPVLDTSVTPNVQKTFTVQTTVGGTPKSGESFTMNLTGAASSDNRNAQSLVALQTKQTIDTGSASKGISLTDGYNKLVTNVGTKTAQGKSDSTATTAILDNAKGARDSLSGVNLDEETGNLVKYQQYYTASSQIIKAAQETFATLINSL, via the coding sequence ATGAGTTTGCTCAATATCGGGATGTCGGGACTGTCGGCCAGCCAGTCCTCTTTGGCTACGACAGGCAACAACATTGCCAACGTCGACACCGCCGGTTATTCACGTCAGCAAACCGTGCAGGGCACCAAATCCTCGCAACAGTACGGCAGCGTTTTCATCGGCACGGGTACAACCCTGGCTGACGTGCGTCGGGTGTACAACTCCTACCTGGAATCCCAGCTGCACACGGCGACCTCGCTCAACAGCGAAGCGGCCTCGTACCTGGCTCAGGCCACGCCGCTGGACTCCATGCTGTCCGACACCAACACCGGCCTCACCGGTGTACTGCAAAAATTCTTCACCTCGATGCAGGGCGTTTCGACGTCTGCGACCGATGACACCTCGCGTCAATCGGTGCTGACCGGTGCGCAGGCGCTGACCAGCCGTTTCAACTCGATCGCCAAACAGCTCAACGACCAGAACACCACCATCAATGGCAGCCTTGGCGACATGGCAGCCCAGGTGAACAAACTGGCCACCTCGATTGCCAACCTGAACCAGAAGATCGGCGAGATCTCCACCAGTGGTGGGGCGCCGAACGATCTGCTCGACAGCCGTAACGAAGCCGTGCGCCAGTTGTCCGAGCTGACCGGCGCGCAGGTCGTCGAGCGTGGCACCAGCTTCGACATCTACGTCGGCAGCGGCCAGCCACTGGTCATAGGCAACTCCGCCAATTCCCTGAGCACTGTGCCGCTCAAGGATGACCCATCGCGCATGGGCATCCAGATGGATCGCGGTTCGAGCACCATCGACATCACCTCGGTGATCAGCGGTGGCGAAATCGGTGGTCTGCTGACCTATCGCAAAGAAGTTCTCGATCCGTCGCTCAACGAACTGGGCCGAGTGGCGCTGGTGATCGCCGATCAGATCAACAGCCAGCAAGCCCAGGGCATCGACAAGAACGGTGACTTCGGCGCCGCGATTTTCAACAACATCAACAGTGCCGCGCTGATCAGCCAGCGCAGCATCGCGAAGGATGGCAACAGCGCAGGCTCGGGCAACCTCGATGTCACCATCAAGGACACCGGCAAGCTGACCACCAGCGATTATCAGGTGACGTTCACCAGCGCCACCGACTACTCGGTCAAGCGTTCCGACGGCACCGATCTGGGCACCTTCAGCACCACCACCAATCCACCGCCAGTGATCGACGGTTTCACCCTCGCACTCAAGGGTGGGGCGTTGAGCGCCGGTGACAGCTTCAAAGTGACGCCGACCCGCAATGCCGCCGCGAGCATCCAGACGGTGCTCACCGATCCGAAGAAAGTCGCTGCGGCCGGTCCGTTGACCGGTGTGGCCAGCGCTGCCGGCCTGGGGACTTACACGCAGCCGACGCTCAGCGACAAGATCGATATCTACAACCCGACTGCCCAGGCTGACATGCAGGCGGCACTGAAGAATTCGACGCCGGTCAAACTGGTGTTTGGTGACGTCACGGGCGGCAGCCAGTCTTACAAATTTGTGGATGCCAAGGGCGGCCTCATCAGCAGCGGCACTATCGTTCCCGGTCAAACGAACACGCTGGACCTGAAAGTCGGCATCGTCGATGCCAGCGGTAACCCGGTGCTGGACACCAGCGTCACGCCGAACGTACAGAAAACCTTCACCGTGCAGACCACCGTCGGCGGCACGCCGAAGTCGGGCGAGTCCTTCACCATGAATCTGACCGGTGCGGCGTCTTCGGACAACCGCAACGCGCAATCGCTGGTCGCCCTGCAAACCAAGCAGACCATCGACACCGGTTCGGCCAGCAAGGGCATCAGCCTGACTGACGGCTACAACAAGCTGGTGACCAACGTCGGCACCAAGACCGCTCAAGGCAAGTCCGACAGCACCGCGACCACAGCGATTCTGGACAATGCCAAAGGCGCCCGCGATTCGCTGTCCGGAGTCAACCTGGATGAAGAAACCGGCAACCTGGTCAAATACCAGCAGTACTACACAGCGTCTTCGCAGATCATCAAAGCTGCGCAGGAAACTTTCGCCACGCTGATCAACAGCCTTTAA
- a CDS encoding glycosyltransferase, producing the protein MNSLPLVSLVIPAFNPRFFERTLNSAVSQNYANLEIIVCDDNRGHEIEDIVTQVTEQTGFAVRYVRNPRTLGLVGNLKACLEQARGEFIKFLCDDDLLYSACIEQQAHELRREEVSLVVAQRLLWDANDIILPARLENSSLSPASGLLKGDDVLSIFEKFPVNVLGGFSSAMFRRADVAELLPALTEDGACFVATLDFALYVCLLRRGNLLVSNNVLSAERLYPERLSAQQPMKDAAEIEREWVSQMLKVRSGESAPAPGWVRYVPLTKADESPRVWEELPLSRTLGTKQSRQELGVGVDSFSFGELYAQWLAVRVLTEAQRQWLPETLAGWPHQPRIVPIIIDGQGSRDGLERTLDALAAQDYPPELVLVLSTVCSEAKLDGRVFHMPLQGDGLEQINALLPQLEGADWFYLLQPGDCPVAPALLVMADRIAHASALTCLYSDEGSLRDGESAEPAFKPDFNLDLMRSYPYVGRALAFQRERFLALGGFTSTFAELAPHDVLWRMVESDGLQVVGHIAEVLLESKFDLSQWLTDPGVAQQSPRILAAHLQRLGIAHEIRDGNSGLLNRVDYHHARRPLVSVVIVTQDQTAALQRCVETLLEKTAYTEYELLLVDNGCKSAEALAWLDGMAQMGSERIRVLSYPQKGNAAAVHNFAVSQARGEYVLMLNAFAVITQSDWLDELLNHAQRPEVGVVGAKLFNPDGGVLHAGLILGLNGPVGLPFYGQPVQSEGYMHRLQAVHDLSAVGGDCLMIRKSVFEAAGGLDEQDLKQTLNVVDLCLRVGRDGYLVVLNPHAILAVGARPSAMATPEEEAQHIEERDTFYQRWLPLVARDPAYNVNLTLQGVGATNFSLEPGLRTGWSAFSKAQLPNLLVVPINASAIGHYRMSQPMIELEAANRAEGRICYGLPSIIDIERQSPDVIVLQGRYSEHAIDEIPPLKKYFNARRIFELDDYVIDVPHRNAHIRNMPSKQDMERMVRRAIGLCDRAVVSTAPLANVLSDMHHDIRVVPNMLAKDLWGHLRSQRRTSKKPRVGWGGGTSHHGDLAVIAEVVRELANEVDWVFFGMCPDDLRPYMHEFHGVIGLDVYPAKLASLNLDLALAPLEFHIFNDCKSNLRLLEYGACGYPVICTDTEAYRGYLPCTRIKTNSTDEWLQAIRMHLADPDASYRMGDELREVVLRDYVLRGDNLRYWEYGWLAD; encoded by the coding sequence GTGAATTCACTTCCTCTTGTCAGCCTCGTCATTCCCGCCTTCAATCCGCGCTTTTTCGAGCGGACGCTGAACAGCGCCGTCAGCCAGAATTACGCCAATCTTGAAATCATCGTATGCGATGACAATCGTGGCCACGAGATCGAAGACATCGTTACGCAGGTGACAGAGCAGACCGGGTTCGCAGTGCGTTACGTGCGCAACCCGCGAACGCTGGGGCTGGTCGGCAACCTGAAGGCCTGCCTTGAGCAAGCCCGGGGCGAGTTCATCAAATTCCTGTGTGACGATGACCTGCTGTATTCGGCCTGTATCGAACAGCAAGCCCACGAGCTGCGGCGCGAAGAAGTCAGTCTGGTGGTCGCGCAAAGGTTGTTGTGGGATGCCAACGACATCATCCTGCCCGCGCGTCTGGAAAACAGCTCGTTATCGCCGGCCAGTGGCTTGCTCAAAGGCGACGATGTACTAAGCATCTTCGAAAAATTTCCAGTCAACGTGCTTGGCGGTTTCAGCAGCGCAATGTTCCGGCGCGCCGACGTCGCCGAACTGCTGCCGGCCCTGACCGAGGACGGAGCCTGCTTCGTCGCGACGCTGGATTTTGCCTTGTACGTCTGTTTGCTGCGGCGCGGCAACCTGTTGGTCTCCAACAACGTGCTGAGTGCCGAACGTCTCTACCCCGAGCGTCTGAGCGCGCAGCAACCGATGAAAGACGCGGCGGAGATCGAGCGCGAGTGGGTCTCGCAAATGCTCAAGGTCCGCAGCGGCGAGTCGGCACCGGCGCCGGGCTGGGTTCGTTATGTGCCGTTGACCAAGGCCGATGAGTCGCCTCGGGTCTGGGAAGAGCTGCCGCTGAGCCGTACCCTCGGCACCAAGCAGAGCCGTCAGGAGCTGGGGGTCGGTGTCGACAGCTTCAGTTTCGGCGAACTCTATGCACAATGGCTGGCGGTTCGGGTGTTGACCGAGGCGCAGCGCCAATGGCTGCCGGAAACCCTCGCAGGCTGGCCGCATCAGCCGCGCATCGTGCCGATCATCATTGATGGCCAAGGCAGCCGCGATGGTCTGGAACGTACGCTTGATGCGCTCGCCGCTCAGGATTATCCGCCAGAGCTGGTTCTGGTGCTGTCCACAGTTTGCAGCGAAGCGAAGCTGGATGGTCGGGTGTTCCACATGCCGTTGCAGGGTGACGGCCTGGAGCAGATCAACGCTCTGCTGCCGCAACTGGAAGGCGCCGACTGGTTTTATCTGCTGCAGCCAGGTGACTGCCCGGTGGCGCCAGCGTTGTTGGTGATGGCCGATCGCATTGCGCACGCAAGTGCGTTGACGTGCCTGTACAGCGACGAAGGCAGCCTGCGCGATGGTGAGTCGGCAGAGCCTGCGTTCAAACCTGATTTCAACCTTGACCTCATGCGCAGTTACCCTTACGTCGGGCGTGCCTTGGCGTTCCAGCGTGAACGTTTTCTGGCCCTTGGCGGTTTTACCTCTACGTTCGCCGAACTCGCGCCCCACGATGTGCTTTGGCGTATGGTTGAAAGCGATGGCCTGCAAGTGGTCGGGCACATTGCTGAGGTGTTGCTGGAGTCGAAATTCGATCTCTCGCAATGGCTCACTGATCCTGGTGTTGCGCAGCAAAGCCCGCGCATTCTCGCAGCGCATCTGCAACGCCTGGGCATCGCTCATGAAATCCGCGACGGTAACAGCGGGCTGCTCAATCGCGTCGACTATCACCATGCCCGGCGCCCACTGGTGTCGGTGGTCATTGTCACGCAGGACCAGACTGCCGCGTTGCAGCGCTGCGTCGAGACACTGCTGGAGAAGACCGCCTACACCGAGTACGAATTGCTCTTGGTCGATAACGGCTGCAAAAGCGCCGAAGCGCTGGCGTGGCTGGACGGTATGGCGCAAATGGGCAGCGAGCGGATTCGCGTGCTGAGCTATCCGCAAAAGGGCAATGCGGCAGCGGTGCACAACTTTGCCGTCAGCCAGGCGCGCGGTGAGTATGTGTTGATGCTCAATGCCTTTGCGGTGATCACCCAGAGCGATTGGCTCGACGAACTGCTCAATCATGCGCAGCGTCCGGAGGTCGGGGTGGTCGGCGCCAAGCTGTTCAACCCGGACGGTGGCGTGCTGCACGCGGGTCTGATTCTTGGCTTGAACGGGCCGGTCGGGTTGCCGTTCTATGGCCAACCGGTGCAGTCGGAAGGGTACATGCACCGCCTGCAAGCGGTGCATGACCTGAGTGCCGTCGGCGGCGATTGCCTGATGATTCGCAAGTCGGTGTTCGAAGCTGCCGGCGGGCTGGACGAGCAGGACCTCAAGCAAACGCTCAATGTCGTGGACCTGTGTCTGCGGGTTGGCCGCGACGGTTATCTGGTGGTGTTGAACCCCCATGCCATCCTGGCCGTGGGTGCACGGCCAAGTGCGATGGCGACACCGGAGGAAGAAGCGCAGCACATCGAGGAGAGGGACACCTTCTACCAGCGCTGGCTGCCGCTGGTTGCGCGTGACCCGGCCTACAACGTCAACCTGACGTTGCAGGGCGTGGGCGCCACCAACTTCAGTCTGGAGCCGGGCCTGCGCACCGGGTGGAGTGCATTCTCCAAGGCACAGTTACCCAATCTGCTGGTGGTGCCGATCAACGCTTCCGCCATCGGCCATTACCGCATGAGCCAGCCGATGATCGAGCTGGAAGCGGCCAATCGGGCAGAAGGGCGCATTTGCTACGGCTTGCCGTCGATCATCGACATCGAGCGTCAGTCGCCCGACGTGATTGTTCTGCAAGGGCGCTACTCGGAGCACGCCATCGATGAAATTCCTCCGCTGAAAAAGTACTTCAACGCTCGACGGATCTTCGAACTCGACGACTATGTCATCGACGTTCCCCACCGCAACGCGCACATCCGCAACATGCCGAGCAAGCAGGACATGGAGCGCATGGTGCGCCGCGCGATCGGCCTGTGTGATCGCGCGGTCGTATCCACCGCGCCGCTGGCCAACGTGCTGTCGGACATGCACCACGACATTCGTGTCGTCCCTAACATGCTGGCCAAGGACTTGTGGGGCCACCTGCGCAGCCAGCGTCGGACCTCGAAGAAACCCCGGGTCGGCTGGGGCGGCGGCACCAGTCACCACGGTGATCTGGCGGTGATCGCCGAGGTTGTTCGTGAGCTGGCCAATGAAGTCGACTGGGTGTTTTTCGGCATGTGCCCGGATGACCTGCGTCCCTACATGCATGAGTTCCATGGCGTCATCGGCCTGGACGTGTACCCGGCGAAACTGGCCAGTCTCAACCTTGATCTCGCGTTGGCGCCGCTGGAGTTCCATATCTTCAACGACTGCAAGAGCAACTTGCGGCTGCTGGAATACGGCGCCTGCGGTTACCCGGTGATCTGCACGGATACTGAGGCCTATCGCGGTTATTTGCCGTGCACGCGGATCAAGACCAACAGCACGGATGAATGGCTGCAAGCGATCCGTATGCACTTGGCCGATCCGGATGCCAGTTATCGCATGGGCGATGAATTGCGTGAGGTGGTGCTGCGCGATTACGTGTTGCGCGGCGATAACCTGCGCTACTGGGAATACGGCTGGCTGGCGGATTGA
- the rfbF gene encoding glucose-1-phosphate cytidylyltransferase produces MKAVILAGGLGTRISEESHLKPKPMIEIGGKPILWHIMKQYSAHGIHDFVICLGYKGYAIKDFFANYFLHTSDVTFNMRENRMDVHQNYSEPWSVTLIDTGEETMTGGRLLRAGRYLQDEEAFCFTYGDGVSDINIAQLVDFHKGHGRLATVTAVQPPGRYGALERQGDQVLGFTEKPRGDGGWINGGFFVLSPKVLPYIADDATTWEAEPLARLAADEQLKAFEHEGFWHPMDTLRDKNHLEALWQSGEAPWKQWA; encoded by the coding sequence ATGAAGGCAGTTATTTTGGCGGGTGGCCTCGGCACGCGCATCAGTGAAGAGTCGCACCTCAAGCCCAAGCCGATGATCGAGATCGGCGGCAAGCCAATTCTCTGGCACATCATGAAGCAGTATTCCGCCCACGGAATTCACGACTTCGTGATTTGCCTTGGCTACAAGGGCTATGCGATCAAGGACTTCTTCGCCAACTACTTCCTGCACACCTCCGACGTCACCTTCAACATGCGTGAAAACCGCATGGACGTGCATCAGAATTACAGCGAGCCGTGGAGCGTCACGCTCATCGACACCGGTGAGGAAACCATGACCGGTGGCCGTCTGCTGCGCGCTGGCCGTTATCTGCAGGATGAAGAGGCTTTCTGCTTCACCTACGGCGACGGCGTTTCCGATATCAACATTGCGCAACTTGTGGATTTCCATAAAGGCCACGGCCGTCTCGCGACCGTCACTGCCGTGCAACCGCCGGGTCGTTACGGCGCGCTTGAGCGTCAAGGCGATCAGGTGCTGGGCTTTACCGAAAAACCTCGCGGTGACGGTGGCTGGATCAACGGTGGCTTTTTCGTACTGTCGCCAAAAGTGCTGCCGTACATCGCCGATGACGCGACCACTTGGGAAGCCGAACCCTTGGCGCGTCTGGCCGCGGACGAACAGTTGAAAGCCTTCGAGCACGAAGGCTTTTGGCATCCGATGGACACCCTGCGCGACAAGAACCATCTCGAAGCGCTGTGGCAGAGCGGGGAGGCCCCATGGAAGCAATGGGCCTGA